The Agrobacterium larrymoorei sequence GCGAGCTCGCGTGACATGCTGGTTTTCCGCTGCTCACCGGCAAGCTGCTCTTGTTTTTCCTGCAACATGGTCTGGTCCGCCATGTCGTTGCTTTCGCGAGCGGCGGCCGCCCCGGCGCCGATCGTGCCCAGAACCTTCAGCACGGTGGAAAAGCCTTGGAGCGCACCCAAGGCACCGGCACCCATTGCCGCGCCACCGCCAGCCGCCAACCCTCCAGCTGCTACGCCGCCAGCTGCGCCAGCGCCGGCGGTTGCGCCTAGGCCTAATCCTGCGAAAACTTTCCCGATCGCCGCGACGGCAAGTTGCATGGCTGCATCTCCATTATAGTGCAGCCTCGACGGTAATCGCTCGCACGTTCAGTCTACCGGGTCGTAGCTGAGAGATCGTGACGAACGGTGCGTCGGCGTATCCTCTCAGGCCGGAGATCTTGATGCTTGTGGTCACGCCCTGGTCAAGCTCGGGAACATCGGCCGCGACGCCCCATCGATGGAGATCGACCTCTTTCATCGGGCCGCCATTCGTCGAGATCGCCAGGCTCGTGGTGTCCAGCACAGAAACATGAACAGTGTGGATCCGGGCTTTTCGTTTCAGGACCGTGTTGGGTCCGATTTCGCGGGGAGGCGGCAAGGTGGAAACAATCGGGGGGCGCCATGTGCCGACGGTGACATGACTGACTTTCACCGGTAGCGAGATCTGGCCGGCAATAACAGTGAAAGGACCGAACACATTGCGATCGCCGATCGCCCAGATCTGTCGGCCGTTGAACCGAGAAAGCCCAGGCACGGTTGCCTGGGGAGCGCCGAAAGTGACGTCGATCGCCTCATCCAGGAGAAGGCCGTTTTCCATCCGCTCGAGCGTTCGCGTGCCAGCATGGTCTAGGATAAACGACAATTCATTGCGACCATTACGGGCGACGGCTTTGAACAGGCCGTCTGACGACATGCGGGCAAAGGCAGTGACTTCCTGTTCCCGCAGGAGAGTGACCAGCCGGGCCTGGCCGTCCTTCCGGATCACGCAACCCACGTTACCATCCATCGAGGCGGTCGCGCGGCGAACGGCCATATCCCGGACGTCCTCGAGGAGATGAGGGGCAAGCAACGAAATGTTGGTTGCCAGGTAGTTTCCGTCCTGGTCGGTATAGCGGAGCTCGCCCAAGGTGGAGCCGTTGGCATGGCACCAAAGCGAAGCGCCCTCATTTTCAGCAACTGGAATGCCTCTTCGACTTCCATTGCGAGACGCTTGGACATGGTTCGGTGCTTCCGACTTTGATAGCGCTCTTTCTGCAAGCCAATATTCGGCTTGCGTGGTAAAAATCTGAAGGTTCAGTGAGGGAACGAGGGCTTCGATTTTCTCACCACCAGATATGTCCATAGGTACTAGAAACGGGCCATTTGCCTCCGTAAAGCGATTGTCGTAGTTAAAGTAGTCGGCCTGACGCGAGGCCATCCAAGCATTGGGGAGAGACCTGAAACCACCGATTATTAGTCGCTGCTGGTAAAAGCAGCCGCACTGGGGCCACCCTCTTTCTGCAGATATGACAGGTTCGCCGGGCGCTTGGCCTGGAGTTTTTTTAACCGAGACGATTGCTGCATCAGCTTTGTTGATAACGCGTCCAGAAACGGCCCATCCGTCACCTTCGTTGTTAGCGCCGGTGAACTTGATCGAAATGATGTTGGCGGATGGGATAGTAACTGTCGTGCCTAGCGCAACATTCGGAAGGTTGTCGATCGCCGCAGCAATCGTGTTCCTTAGAACTGTCGCATTCGACGTGTAAGCGATCGAAGCCGTCTCCTGGCCTGATACGGTGATAACGAAGATGCTGCCCCCGGAGGTAGATGGTGCTGATAGTTGATCAAGCTCGATCTGCCAGACGTCCGGTGTGGAGCTTCCGTCTCCATCCTGAAGCTTAGTTGTATTGATTTCGCCCGGGTTAGAGATCGGGCTTACGACTGTCCAGTGAGCGCTGACATTGGACGCTCCGGAGAATTCCACTCGAAACCGATTGGGCGCTGTGTTCGTGACGGAGATGCCTGCGCCAACAGAAATCACCGCTCCGATCGCACTTGCTAGCCGTGCTGCCATTGCCGCGTTGTCATCGGTATATGCGATGTTACCAGTTGCATATGCCGAGCCGGTGCCCTTCGCGATCTCAAGGCGGAACACACTTCCGGCAATCGCTGACCCGCTGCTGAGGCCAACAAATTCCAAAGTCCATTCTGCGGGAACGCCGTTGGTGTAAGTTTCGCCATAATCGTAGTTGGGAATTTCCTCATAAGGCAGATCACCAACCTGCCAGCCATTCGGCGTATAGATGACCCGCTTCGTCTGTAATTCGGAATGAAATAGAAGCAATGTATCCAGCCTTTGCGCCGACGTTAGCTCGGACACAAATTGGCTCATCCCTTGAACGGTTATCGTTGCCTCCACAGAAGTTGCGTTCCAGACGTGACAACTTTCACCAGCCAACACCAAGTCGAAGTGGTTCCCATTCGATGCATCAAATGTAAACAATCGATCGGCATCCGCCGGCAGATCGCCAATCAGTCGCAATCCATCTCGAAGACGAAAGCCGCCCTGGGGAGCAATGACGATGTTCTCCGCGTACTTCAGGCCGGTGGCGAAATATTTGAGCGTCGTGCGCTCCTCGAGGATCTCCGCGAGCTCGCCCGCTGTAAAGGCAGATTGCATGCGTCCAGGGCTCGAAACCATTTAGGATCTCCATGCCGAATCGAGCGGATTTCTTTGCATCTGAATTTGACGCGGCGGATTGGAAAAGGCGTCTTCGGAAAGTGCGGCTCTCATCTGACCGCCGCGAAATTGCTCACTCGAAGTTCCGTAAGCCTCGACCAAGAAGTCCGAATAGGCGTTGCGGTTCGACGCGATCGCATAGGCGAGCTTGGCACCGATCGCCGTGATCGTCGCCGTTTTGAATGTGCCGGTCCACAAGTGCGGATCCGGACGAAATTTCACCATGGCGAAGAGAGGATCGGCATCAGCGTGCACTTTGCCGTTCGTCAACAGATACTCGGTAAAGCGCCGGCGTGGATCTTTCGCGTCGTCTGTGAGGTAAACAGGCAGGCCAATATAGGGCTGCGGCGTCTCGAAGACATTGGCGAAACCGCTAAGCGGTACCGCGTCGGTAAGCCGCGACAGCTGACGCATTTCGCGGGCGAAGGCAAAGCCGGACGGCTGAAGGCCCAAGTTGAAATCGACAGTCTCATCGTAGATCAGCGACGCGCTTTGTCCGCCGCCCAGATCCTCGGTGAAACTTTGAACGGGCTCTTCACCGATGCGAGCGCACGCGGTGTTGACGATATCGAGGGGCGTCAGCAGTGCCATGAAACGAGCTCCTGAAAATGCCAAACCCTCGCCGGGGCGTGAGCCGGCGAGGGCAAGGCTACATCAAAACATCAAGCGGCGACGTTTTGGGCGGCGATGGTGACGGCACCTCCAGTGTTGGCCGTGACGATGTAGTTTCGGCGCGCCGGCGCGCTCGCCAGTGCGAGCGTCATGTCGAGGTGATCGCCGACTTTGAGAAGCTTCGCCAGGCTGTTGAAATAGCCAGCGGTCTCGACGGCCGCGCGATCGTCGTTGGTGACATACTTGTGGACGCCAAGGTTTGCACCTGCAGCGCCGGACGGGTTGAACATGAAATCGACCGTCCGGAAGCCCTTCTTATCGAAAGCCATTTGCTTTCTCCTATGTTGAAGACAAGAGAAGAGGGCGGCGCGAACGCCGCCGTCAGGATCAGACGATCGCGATCGCCGAGTTGGTGGAGGTTCTGAAGCGCTTGATGCCCTTGCCCTCCTGCATGGGGGAGGCGGCGCCCTTGGCGGTCATGTTGATGGTCCACCAGTTTTCGTAGTTGTCCCAATCGGTAATGACGCTGAGATCGGTGTTGTTGCCCCAGCCCATCGCGGTTTTGTGCCAGATAAACAGATCCTGTTTGTTGGCGCCCGGCACTGGGTAGAGATCGGCCGGATCTTCTTCGACAAAGAGGAACCAATTCACTCCGTTCCAGAAGCGGGTGTCGGTCGCCTTCACGAAAGGAATGTCGGCGCCGACATGGTCAGACGAGTTAACCACCTTGTTCGCCAGCAGCTGGTTCCACTGCAGGGAAGGCAGGCCGCAATATACGTTGCCATCCCACGGGACCTTGTCGTCCTGCAGATACTTGCACAGCATCATGGCATTTGCAGCGCCGAAGGCGCCGGCCGAGAAGTCGAGGTCGCCAGGTACGTTCGGAACGGCGGTTGCCATCTGCTGATAGACTTCGATGTCGGTCGCTCGACCAAGCGCATTCGCGCCGCTTTCGTAAACGACTTCCTTTTCGTCTACGCTCATACGGTCAACGTCGTATTCTTCAACGACATCGAAGGCCTTCCAGGTAGCAAGCGGCACTTCGACCTTCTTGCGCTCTCCGTTGCCCGGCTGGTTACGCTCGCGGCGTTCGACCTTTTTGGCCTTTGTCTTGCCAGCCAGCCAGAACACCGCCTTTTCGTTGTTCTCGATGCGCATGGCCTGGGTGATGGTCGGGCGCAGACGGTTGCCCTTCTGCTGATAGATATGCATCGCGCGATTGGCGTACTGGGTCGTATTCCAGTTGGGTGCATTTTGCGTCATATGACGATCTCTCCGATGATGTCTGGGAAACACCGGGGAAGGAGAGGCCACGAAGGCTCGCGGGTCCGGTCAATGCCGGAGAGGCCGCGAGGCTCGCAGGTCCGCCCTGTGCTGATCTTGACGATAAGCGGGCGGGCGTCCGGTCAACTTTTACCGGTTCGGATGCAGACGGGCATAGGCCTCGTCGTATTGCTTGCGGAGTGTTTCGTCGAACCGTTGCGCCGGATCTTTATGGTCGCGGTTACGCGGATCGATGCGCGGATCGGAATCGAGTTTCTTCAGATCATCGGCCGATAGCTGACCCTGTTGGCCGCCTTGCCCGCTGATCCGGATACCGTTGTCAGCCAGGCGGCCGGAAAGAGCCCGAAGCAACACATTGCCGGCCGCCGTGTCGGTCATGCCGACCAGGAGCGCGTTGACGTCGTTCTTCAGACTGTCCGGAACGTCCTTCAGCTGCGCAACGAGACCGTTTGCAAAAGCCTCGTTGGCGGAAAGCGTTTCGTGTGTGCCTTTGGTGTCGAGGCCCGTGGCCGTGGAGAAGGTTTTCAGTTCCCCCGCAGGATCAAACGGTGCGGCAATGAGGCCCTGCTCGACAAGCGGAGAGTAGATGTCGGACACAAAGCCGGCAAACTGTTCCTGGCTAAGGCCGTGCTTATGGGCGGCGGTCTTCGCTGCGTCGAAATACTTGTCCTGTGACAGGTCGCCAAAGTAGGGCTTCAGGTTGTCGGCCGGCTCGAAGCTGTACATGTCCGGCTTTTCCGGCGCCGCCGGCATTTTCGACAGCTTCTCGCGCATGCCATCAAAGCGTGGTTTGAGGTCGGAATAGCCGCCAAGCAACTTGCCGAGCGTTTCATCGGCATTGGCGCCGGCGAATTCGGGGGGCAGACCGTCGGGAGCTTTCCAGCCGCCGTTGTCGCCGCCGCCTTCGGTGCTGCCGCCACCACCGCCGCCGCCTTCAGCACTCAAAAGGCGCTGCCAGCGCCGCGCATAAATTTCAAACATGTCACGCCTTCCTTAGATGTCACGAGGCTTGGTTGCCTCGGAATTGCCCAGGCCGATCTGGCGGGCAATCTCGTGTGCCAGGGCATTCTGTCCCTCGCGAAATGCACCGAAAACGGCCATGGACATCGGGTCCAGGCCAAGAGAGGCGAAGAACACTGTCCGCCTCAAAGTCGAATCGAAAAGCTGCTCAAGCGCCTTTTTCCCGTCCGCGCTTCTGGCGAAGCGCGCCCAGGCCCGCGAAATCGACTTTTGATCCTCGGCGTTTTTGGCCCGCTGGATTTCCATCGCAGTTTTCACTTCAGGCTTGGCGCCTTCGAACCACTCCCATCCGCCTTTCGACGCGGAAGTGATGATGTCTTGCATCGATTGGGGGATCATTATGTTGCTCCGGCTGTCGCAGCTGCAGCCTGAAGGGCGGCCGTCGCCTGCATCTGTTGTTCTTCCTCGTCGTCCAGCTTCTTCCGCTGGTCCTTCGTGACGATGTATTCCGCCGGCACGCCCAGTTGCCGCCCGATATCTGAAAGCGCATCTTCCAGGCGGGCAACACGGCCTGCGCGGTCCTGAAGGATCATCAGCACCATCTGAAGCCACTGGATGATTTTCTCGATGCGCTGCGCCTCTCGGGCGATAGACAAGGGCGACTTGATCCGGACCTTCGTGATCAACTGGTCGATCGGAATTTCTGCCGCGATCAAACCGCGATTATAAGCGAGCTCCATCACTCGCTTGACTGCGGGGATCGTGACTTCCTTGATCAGCCGGCCATAGGCGCCTAGGTGATCGGACGCCAAGCGCTTCACGCGCTCCAGGATCTCTGTTGCCGATTTCACCGCGGCGCCGTCGGGGGGCAATGACTGATCCATCATCGTCGCCTTAACGCTCAGGCGCATGTCGTTGATCACGAGATTTCCGAGATCTAGACGCGGATCCGGAAAGCGATTGAGGGAGGGGCCGCTAGGGCCGCCGTTGCGCGCCACCTTCCAGATTGCACCGGGTGAGAGTGTGGCGAGGTCCGGATTAAAGACACCATCATCAACTGCCGTATAGATCCCGAGCATCGCGATCGCGGCGGCCTGCAGCTGTAGGCGAGCCGTGGTGTTGAGCGTCTTGATCGTCGGCATGGCGAGCATGACAGGGCCGCGACCGTAAGTTTCGCCAGGAACGCGGAAGTAGCGGGGAATGAGCCAGGGGTTGGTTCGCGACTGGCTGGAAAACAGAATGGTGTCCTGCTTGTTGCACCAAACCAGCATATGCCAGCGCCGATGTTTCCGGTCATAGACCGTATCGACGTAGACCTCGAGCTCCGCCTCCGGCTTCTCGCGGTGAAGTTCCGAAAGTTCCTTGCCGAACCTGCCTTCCTGCCAGGTGTCGAACAGCACGCGAACCGTCATCTTGCGGTCCCAGAAGACGGCGGCAATTTTGTTGTTCGGGCCTTGCTCGATCAGCAATTCCTCGATCGGAACGGAGATTGGCTCCCACAAAAGTTCCGGGTCGTCGGTCGGGTTCATGAGGATCGCGCCGGTGCCAGCGGATAGGTCCAAGGCCATCTCATGAAAAGCCATGTCCCAGTCGCCATCCTCAAAGAACGCCCCAGCAACTTTGCTTACCGGCGCCAGCTGTTTTGCAAATTCTTCTCGCTCGGACATGTCCATGACGAGCGGCCCAGGCTCGATCTCGAAATTCTCTTGGCCGGCCGGCCAGAAATCCTGCTGAACCTTCCCCGCGAACCGGAAAGCGCTGTCGATCGCCGTGTGATCGAACACCTGGTCAACACGCTTTTCGCCCTGGCCTGTGTTGCGCGTCGATTTTCGAAACGGGATTGCGTATTGATACGCTTCGTCCAGGAGCGGCTGAATTGCGTCGCGCTCCTTTTTCGCGTGGCCGCGACGTGCCTTCAGCTTCGAGACTTCGAACATCAGGCGCTACCGAACTTGTCGTTTCCAGAGCCCGACAGATAGGTTTCGTTCATGTATGTCAGCATTCGACTGCCGGTCTTGCGTCCGGTCCGTCCTGCCGACGCCTGGTCAACTTCAGCCTGTTGACGCGCGAGATCCGCAAGCGTCCGGCGCTGCTGCGCCGCCGCTTCCTGCTTCTGCAGTTCCTGCGCTTGTTTGCTCGCCTTGCTGCCCCCGCCTAACATACCGCCCATAAGTCAGATCCCCTTCGCTGAAAAGCTGGAAGCCGGATGCCGCCGCAATGCGACGCCCGGCCTCTGTGTGGCAGATCACCACGATTTCAGGGTAAGAGCGGGAAGCTAAGGTCAACCGTATGTCCCGGATCAGCCGAAGCATGAAGGGAGCGCCTTCAGGGCGAATATCGAACCAGGCCTCGGCACCCTCCTCGATCGGATAGAGACCGAAAACACCCAACAGTTTGTCGTCATCGCGCATGGCGAAGGTTTCGCCAGTGCGCCACATCTCGCGCGCAACTGCCCAGTGAATGCGGGTGGTGGCGCCACAGAGCTCCGCCACGTCGAAGAGTGTTGCGGGGCTATCTAGCCGGTAGCTCATTGCAAGCCCGCCTTATGCGGATCAAAGCCCCCCCGACCCCACGGGGAGCGAGAAGATCCCGGCGCACGTGATCGGCCGGCGTCACGCTCTTTGTCAGAAGCTGCCCGGATAATGCCGGCCCGTCCTCGGAAACCTATGATCAGATATTGCAGCGCGTCCTGGACGTCGGCCCAAGGGTGCGTTTTTTCCGGCTGCTCTTCAAATTCGGTTGAAGCATGTTCCTTGCGGCGTTTGTAACGATACTTCCCGTCAAAGCCCTCGAGGAGGAGAGGGCACTTTTCCGGGCATATCAGGAGTTCGCTTTGCGGTTCGTGATAGCCGCGGAGTTCCGTTTTCACCGCATCCAGGCGCATGCCCAATTCATTCGAGCCATTGCCCGGAATGAGGATCGGCAGGCTCAAAATCATGGCGATCGTTTCCATCGATGTCAGCTGGCCGCCTTCCTTGTCGGCGCCATACTCGGCCGCCGGGTCACACCAGATCCGGATCTTGGTGGCGCCGCCGTAATCCTCCCGGATCTTTCGCTCGAGGCCTTCGCCGAAGCGTGCGGCGCCGACGCCATGATCGAGATAAAGCTCGTCGATGGCGCAGATCCTTGATCCCTTGATCTGGCCGAAAACTGCAGCCGGGTTCAGGGTGTTCATCGAAATATCGATGCCGATGCCTAGGGTAAGCTTTGGCTCGAAGTAGATCCGCGATCGCGCGACGTGAATATCTCGGTTGAACTTTTCGAACACCGGCTTGCCATGCCGTGAATATCCAAACTCGTTGTCCACCATGCGCTTGATGAAATGGTCTTCCTGGTTGCGCACGATGCGATCGTAATAGTCCGGATCCAGGTTGAAGCGGTTTTCCGCTTGGGCAGACCGGCCGGACGGCTGGCGAAATAGGTGGCGATCCTCAGTCGGCTCCTTGATGAACTTCTTATAGACCCAGTTATCAACGGTCGGCGCGTTTAGATCGCCGATGACCTGGCGTTGACGCTGGCCGGAATAGATCGTGCGCCCGAGCTCGCGGCCAAGCTTCTCGAGCTCCGCAACCGTGAGCAAGATATTAGCCGATGGATAACGGCCGACGCGCTGCTCGAGGTCATCAAGCGCCCCGTCTGCGTGGGTGTCCGCCTCGTTCAACCAGGCGCCGGAATATTCGCGGCCCTTCATCAGCGTTTCGATGGAGTTTTCGCCAAGGCCGGCAAATTCGGTGACGATCTCGATCCGAACGCCGTCGGTGCCCATGAAGCGCAGTGTATGGGTCACAGGCCTATCATTGCCGCCGGCCCATTTGGAGCCAGGAAAGCCCTTGGGAAACCATTGCTTCCAGCTTTCCAGAACCGTCTTTTCCGCCGATCGGAACGTGTCGCGCAGCACCACCCACCGACACATGCGGGTGGGCTTCTTGTCTTCCGGATGCCACGCCACCGGCGCCAGGGTGGCCGCCATGATGCGTCTGAACGCGCATAGGGTGGTCTTGCCGCCACCAAGCGGGCCCATGACGAAGGTCGTCAGATAGGAGGAGTTGAGGAAGCCCTCACCGACAGGACCAGGCGGCGTGTAATTGAAGGGATCGAAATCGCCGACATAGTCGAGATCCGCGATCTTCTTGCGCATTTCGGCGTCAGAAAAGGTCCGGACGTCGTCGCGCGTGATGATATCGGAAATGTGCTGGCTCATTGGTTGGCTCCGACGGTTGCCCCAGCTGCCGGCGCGCGCATAGCGCATGCGCGCCGGCCCCTAAGCAAGTCGGCTGAAAGCTGCAAACCGGCAGGTTTGCGGGTTGAGGCCGCCCGCTTGCCAATCCACTCCCCAAGACGAGATAGAAAATTACCCCCGACCCCCAGGAGGGCAGGGAGAGGCGCGGTGACGACGCCGACCCGGACCCCGACCCCAAGGCGGAGGAGATCAAACGCGGCGCAAGCGCTCCAAATCGCCCCCTGAAACCGGCTTGAGGCCCATTGCGAAAAATGGGATCGGTGCGCGGGCGCTCCCCCCCAGGGGGTGGGGTGCCCCCCGCTTCGGGGGAAGGCCCCCCGGCCGGGCGCCGCTGCCAGCCATGCAGGGGGGGCATACCGGACGCGGCCTGGCGAGCGGCGCCCAGGCCGACCGTCTAAATGGTGCCGGTCCCCCTCGAGATCCGGCCAAGGCAACTGATATCCTATCAGCCAACGGAAACCGTAACGCATTGATATCAATTCGCTTTCTTCATCGTGGGACTTTGAGCCGTGGGACTTTCGCCCGCGCCACCCGCTAAGTTATTGATTTCATTGGGGGTGACATCGACCAGCGGACGGCCGACGGACAGGCCGCGTTGGGCCGCCACGCTCTGCGCCTGGGCAATCTGGTTGGTGCCGGAGTTGATGACCAGGATCGGCAATCGTTCATCCTCGACCACCACGCGCACCGGCGCCTTGCCGTGCAGGTATGGCGCCAGGTCACGCGCACAGGCCAGCTGCTCTTTCACAATCTCGCCCAGGGACGGCACCGCCTTGCCGGTCTTCTTGCCGATCGCCTTCAGCGTCCGCTCATGCTCGCAAAAGAAGGCCTGAATGCCCACCGGATCCGCGCTCATGAACTCCGCCTGCATCTGCAGCGGATCCTTATAGCCCTGGGCCTCGTACCAGGCGGCGAAGTCCTGCGTTTTGCGGTTCCGCGCGCCGGCCGGGCGGCCACGGCCGCGCTTCGCCGCCTTCTTCGGGTCGTGATCGGCCAGCGCGCCGGCGGCCTCGGCACGCCAATCCTGTCCCTCTGAACCATTATCGTCGAATTTATTATTCGAGCTCATGAGCTTCCGCTGTCTTGCAAGTGTCTAACCTCTGTCTAATAAAATTATCCATATAAAACATATGGTTAGATATATATTTAGACAGTTAGACAGATAGACAGCGTTATGCCTCGTATACACACGCTCACTTGCGCACATTATGAGGAGTTTTGCTGTCTAACTGTCTAACTGTCTAATGATCCTGATTATCATAATGAAATCAGATGGTTGTGTTTCGCTGCGCGTTAGACACTCATTAGACAGTTAGACAGTTTGCGGCGAGACGACACACGCCTAGGGATACGGTACAGCAAGGCAAAAACCGTCAACCACGCCGTTTCGAGCATACCGGAGGGTCGGGGTGCGGGTTTTGCCCTGAAAATGGACGCGGAATGGCGGGCCTCTGCCGCCAATGGTTGCAGGGGTCATTTACTTAACCACCTCGTATACTCGTAGAGAGAAATGAAGCTGCAGCGCGCTTGGCGGCCGGCGACGGTGACGCGATTATCGAAATGGCCGGGCTTTAGCTCGAGCTTTTGCCGGACCACACGCGGGTCGCCACGCTTGAACGCGAAGCTCCAGGATCCTTGCTGCCCGTTGGAGAAAGGCGTGCCGGCGAGCGCCTTGGCGAGCACGCGGCTCTGGTTGGGTATCGCCAGGCAGTAATTCTTAGAATGATCCGGATCCTCGACAAGGCCGATATCGATCAGTGACAGCCGATCGCGCACTTCGTTGATGCTCTCGCCGTTCTTGATCCGCTCGACTTCCTGGGCGACGGTGCGACGAGCTCCGCCGGAATAGTTCTCGATGACAGAGGTTTGGATGCTGATAAGCACCTGCTCCCAGGTCGGCGCACGTCCCTCGAGCTCCGGCACGAGATCCGCCGCGAGCCACTTGCCCCAGGGCGACAGATCCTCATGAGGTAGACCAAGCGCTTTCAAGCCTTCGTCGCCTAGCATGGTGTGAGCGACTGCCAGAAACGTGCCGAATGTCTTCTGGCCTCGGCTGTCGTGGCCGTGCTCGCGCAATATGTTGGCGTAATCGTCCAGCTTGTACTGCAGATCTTTCCAGCTATCCGCCAGCCGGCGCAAGAGCCGGGGGCCGACGGTGTCAGCTTCAGGCAAGACAGGCGCTTTGTTGCTGCCTGGATCCAGCGGCATAAGCTGGATGATTGCGAGCCTGGTCATGGAAGCCGGGGGCAGGGGCGGCGGGTTGATGCCGGAAAAGAAGAACGTGGACTGCGCCTGGAACTCGACGCCTTTATGGTTCTGGCCGCCGCGAATACGCACGGATCCGGACGCAGCATCGCGCGCCATCTTGATCACCTTCTGCGCCTGGTCGATCCCGTCGTCGCCCTCGAGCTCGTCGATCGCGATCGGCACGCTGTCATGCCCGACCAGCTGATAGAGACCCGCCTCGGTCGCGTTGGTCGTGGACACCATCATGCGGCCAAGAATGGTCTTCAGCACGCCGTTCTTGCCGTTGAGCTCTGACTTGCCCACGCCGGCGTCGCCGACGATCATCATTGACGGTCGCCATTCAAGGGCGCCGCCCAACATGGCGACGCCGATCGCGCCCAGGACGATGATCGGATCGACCTCCTTACGGTCCATGTTCCAGGTGCGCAGGATCTCGACGACCTTCACGGCCGGATTGTTTGCGGCCGTGATCGGCTCATGCCATGGCACCATGGCACGCGGCCGGCGCACATACAGATGATCGTCATACTCGCCGGTTTCGAACGTCTCACCGTTGATCCACAGGCTATCGCCGCAATGCAGGATCAAGCCGCCCTTGCTGTCACGCCAGGCGCCACGGCCGCGCACCATGTCGGCCGAAGACCAGGCGCCGCGTTCCCTGCAGGCGGCATAAAGCGCGCGGCGGACCATTTCACCTTTCCAGCCAGTCACGCGCCCCTTGGCATCGAAGGACGGAAAGGCCCAGTCGAGCCATGCCTCATGTCCTGCAAAAAGCTTCTGCAGGCGTTCGACACCCATGGAGCTATCGCCGGTGTTGAAAACCTGCCCCATCGTGTCGACGAAATAATAATGCTCCCCGTCATAGCCAAGCGGCCGGATCGGGCAGTTATAGGGCAGGTGCCCCGT is a genomic window containing:
- a CDS encoding phage capsid protein, with protein sequence MTQNAPNWNTTQYANRAMHIYQQKGNRLRPTITQAMRIENNEKAVFWLAGKTKAKKVERRERNQPGNGERKKVEVPLATWKAFDVVEEYDVDRMSVDEKEVVYESGANALGRATDIEVYQQMATAVPNVPGDLDFSAGAFGAANAMMLCKYLQDDKVPWDGNVYCGLPSLQWNQLLANKVVNSSDHVGADIPFVKATDTRFWNGVNWFLFVEEDPADLYPVPGANKQDLFIWHKTAMGWGNNTDLSVITDWDNYENWWTINMTAKGAASPMQEGKGIKRFRTSTNSAIAIV
- a CDS encoding portal protein, encoding MFEVSKLKARRGHAKKERDAIQPLLDEAYQYAIPFRKSTRNTGQGEKRVDQVFDHTAIDSAFRFAGKVQQDFWPAGQENFEIEPGPLVMDMSEREEFAKQLAPVSKVAGAFFEDGDWDMAFHEMALDLSAGTGAILMNPTDDPELLWEPISVPIEELLIEQGPNNKIAAVFWDRKMTVRVLFDTWQEGRFGKELSELHREKPEAELEVYVDTVYDRKHRRWHMLVWCNKQDTILFSSQSRTNPWLIPRYFRVPGETYGRGPVMLAMPTIKTLNTTARLQLQAAAIAMLGIYTAVDDGVFNPDLATLSPGAIWKVARNGGPSGPSLNRFPDPRLDLGNLVINDMRLSVKATMMDQSLPPDGAAVKSATEILERVKRLASDHLGAYGRLIKEVTIPAVKRVMELAYNRGLIAAEIPIDQLITKVRIKSPLSIAREAQRIEKIIQWLQMVLMILQDRAGRVARLEDALSDIGRQLGVPAEYIVTKDQRKKLDDEEEQQMQATAALQAAAATAGAT